Proteins encoded in a region of the Candidatus Providencia siddallii genome:
- the prmC gene encoding peptide chain release factor N(5)-glutamine methyltransferase — MKCIDWIKQATIRLSFSNTAIKDVEILLKYVTNYNYAYIFAFNEIKLTINEYKTLELFLQRREKGEPIAYIIGEYEFWSLSFYVSPVTLIPRSDTECLVEQALIRLSNKRYKILDLGTGTGIIALSIAFELPKCLIIGVDINYEIINLAKKNQFRLNIFNVCFLKSNWFSSLLYQRFDMIVSNPPYIKINDIHLKKGDLRFEPIIALVAYDNGMSNLAYIIKQSKKYLKKYGWVILEHGYKQGLSVRNLFKFYGYSNIKTCVDYSKCDRVSLAQYI, encoded by the coding sequence ATGAAATGTATAGATTGGATAAAACAAGCAACAATAAGGTTAAGTTTTAGTAATACTGCAATAAAAGATGTTGAAATTCTTTTGAAATATGTAACTAATTATAATTATGCTTATATTTTTGCTTTTAATGAAATAAAATTGACAATAAATGAATATAAAACTCTTGAGTTATTCTTACAAAGAAGAGAAAAGGGAGAACCAATTGCTTATATTATTGGAGAATATGAATTTTGGTCTTTATCATTTTATGTGTCACCGGTTACACTTATACCTCGTTCGGATACTGAATGTTTAGTTGAACAAGCTTTAATTAGATTAAGTAATAAACGTTATAAAATATTAGATTTAGGAACTGGGACAGGTATTATAGCTTTATCAATTGCTTTTGAATTGCCAAAATGTTTAATAATTGGTGTTGATATTAATTATGAAATAATTAATTTAGCGAAAAAGAATCAATTTAGATTAAATATATTTAATGTATGTTTTTTAAAAAGTAATTGGTTTTCTTCTTTGTTATATCAGCGATTTGATATGATCGTTAGTAACCCGCCTTATATTAAAATAAATGATATTCATTTAAAAAAAGGTGATTTAAGATTTGAACCTATTATTGCATTAGTAGCATATGATAATGGTATGTCAAATTTAGCTTATATTATTAAACAATCTAAAAAATATTTAAAAAAATATGGATGGGTAATTCTTGAACATGGTTATAAGCAAGGTTTGTCTGTACGTAATTTATTTAAGTTTTATGGATATAGTAATATTAAAACATGTGTTGATTATAGTAAATGCGATAGAGTTTCATTAGCTCAATATATATAA
- the prfA gene encoding peptide chain release factor 1, with protein MKFSIKEKLKVLQERYNIIEKKLIDTNIISDQYRFRELSMEYSKISNIIRYIKRWNSLQEDIKVVETMLNDFELKTIAQEELIELKIKNKNIEKQLKLFLTSNDINDENNCFLEIRACSGGSEAAIFAGDLFRMYTRFAENKNWKIELMSFQHGEHGGFKEVIIKILGDNVYGKLKFESGGHRVQRVPETESQGRIHTSTCTVAILPELSEIESPKINLSDLRIDTFRSSGAGGQHVNTTDSAIRITHMPSGIVVECQDERSQHKNKSKAMSVLAARIYQAEKDKRQLIKDSERRNLLGSGSRSDRIRTYNFHQGRITDHRINLTLYSLNEIMSGKLDLLISPIIDEYQTDKLMELLEN; from the coding sequence ATGAAATTTTCTATAAAAGAAAAATTAAAAGTGCTTCAAGAACGATATAATATAATTGAAAAAAAACTTATTGATACTAATATTATATCAGATCAATATCGTTTTCGTGAATTATCAATGGAGTATTCTAAAATATCTAATATAATAAGATATATTAAGAGGTGGAATAGTTTACAGGAAGACATAAAAGTAGTAGAAACAATGTTAAATGATTTTGAATTAAAAACAATTGCACAAGAAGAATTAATAGAATTAAAAATAAAAAATAAAAATATCGAAAAACAACTTAAGTTATTTTTAACGTCAAATGATATAAATGATGAAAACAATTGTTTTTTAGAAATCAGAGCTTGTTCAGGAGGATCTGAAGCTGCTATTTTTGCTGGTGATTTATTTCGTATGTATACTCGTTTTGCTGAAAACAAAAATTGGAAAATTGAATTAATGAGTTTTCAACATGGAGAACATGGTGGTTTTAAGGAAGTTATAATAAAAATTTTAGGAGATAATGTTTATGGTAAATTAAAATTTGAATCAGGTGGACATAGAGTTCAACGAGTTCCGGAAACTGAATCTCAAGGTAGAATTCATACTTCTACATGTACTGTGGCAATTTTACCTGAGCTATCAGAAATAGAGTCTCCAAAAATTAATTTATCTGATTTACGTATAGATACGTTTAGATCATCTGGAGCAGGTGGTCAACATGTTAATACTACAGATTCTGCGATACGTATTACACATATGCCAAGTGGTATTGTTGTTGAATGTCAAGATGAACGCTCTCAACATAAAAACAAATCTAAAGCTATGTCTGTATTAGCTGCACGTATTTATCAAGCAGAAAAAGATAAAAGACAATTAATTAAAGATTCTGAACGGCGTAATTTATTAGGATCAGGTTCGCGTTCAGATCGTATTCGTACGTATAATTTTCATCAAGGGCGAATTACTGATCATCGTATTAATTTAACATTATATTCTTTAAATGAGATTATGTCTGGAAAATTAGATTTATTAATTAGTCCTATCATTGATGAATATCAAACAGATAAATTAATGGAATTGTTAGAAAATTAA
- the ychF gene encoding redox-regulated ATPase YchF, with translation MGFKCGIIGLPNVGKSTLFNALTKSSIEVANFPFSTIEPNNGVVFVSEPRLIKLAKIVKSKRIISTTMEFVDIAGLVKNASKGEGLGNYFLSHIRTTEAIIHVVRCFDDNNIIHINGCINPLNDINIVNTELILEDINICERAINRIKNNKKNNKKNIEIELDVLMKCLFHLEKNKLLRTINLSLENKLIINYLNFLTLKPTMYIANIDKNYFKKKYLDEIYNIANLENSVVIPICASIKKNIVNFNEKENKKNFFDFYVKEDLDKIISAGYKLLNLQTYFTVGKNEVRAWTICVGSTALQAASKIHSDFVKGFIRVQVIAFNDFVKFSGENGAKNAGKMRLEGKNYIVKDGDILKFLFNV, from the coding sequence ATGGGATTTAAATGTGGTATTATTGGTCTTCCTAATGTTGGAAAATCTACATTATTTAATGCATTAACTAAATCATCGATTGAAGTTGCTAATTTTCCTTTTTCTACAATTGAACCAAACAATGGTGTTGTATTTGTTTCAGAACCTCGTCTTATTAAATTAGCTAAAATTGTAAAGTCAAAACGTATTATATCAACTACTATGGAATTTGTAGATATAGCCGGTTTAGTAAAAAATGCATCTAAAGGTGAAGGGCTTGGTAATTATTTTTTATCTCATATTAGAACAACTGAAGCGATCATTCATGTTGTTAGATGTTTTGATGATAATAATATAATTCATATTAATGGTTGTATAAATCCATTAAATGATATTAATATAGTAAATACAGAGTTAATATTAGAAGATATTAATATTTGTGAACGTGCAATTAATCGTATAAAAAATAATAAAAAAAATAATAAAAAAAATATAGAAATTGAATTAGATGTATTAATGAAATGTTTGTTTCATTTAGAAAAAAATAAACTTTTACGTACGATCAATTTGTCTTTAGAAAATAAATTAATTATTAATTATTTAAATTTTTTAACATTAAAACCAACAATGTATATTGCTAATATTGATAAGAATTATTTTAAAAAAAAATATTTAGATGAAATTTATAATATTGCTAATCTTGAAAATTCTGTTGTAATACCTATATGTGCTTCAATAAAAAAAAATATAGTCAATTTTAACGAAAAAGAAAATAAAAAAAATTTTTTTGATTTTTATGTTAAAGAAGATTTAGATAAAATTATAAGTGCAGGATATAAATTATTAAATTTACAAACTTATTTTACTGTTGGAAAAAATGAAGTACGTGCATGGACAATATGTGTCGGTTCGACTGCTTTACAAGCAGCTAGTAAAATTCACAGTGATTTTGTAAAAGGTTTTATACGTGTACAAGTTATTGCATTTAATGATTTTGTTAAGTTTTCTGGAGAAAATGGAGCAAAAAATGCAGGAAAAATGCGATTGGAAGGTAAAAATTATATTGTTAAAGATGGTGATATTTTAAAATTTTTATTTAATGTATAA
- the pth gene encoding aminoacyl-tRNA hydrolase: protein MNNIKLIVGLANPGLKYIKTRHNIGSLYVNLLADSFNVKLKQEKKFFGFTSCINVCDKKVFLLVPTTFVNLSGISVISLANFYSININEILIAHDELDLLPGIIKLKFGGSLAGHNGLKSIKSNFNNSVNFYRLRIGIGRPIDKNNIVNFVLNNPTKYENDLIKIVMKKVIDYTKIFLSNELVNCSRIFKAL from the coding sequence ATGAATAACATAAAATTAATTGTAGGACTTGCAAATCCTGGATTAAAGTATATTAAAACTAGACATAATATTGGATCTTTATACGTAAATTTATTGGCAGATAGTTTTAATGTAAAATTAAAGCAAGAAAAAAAATTTTTTGGATTTACTTCGTGTATAAATGTATGTGATAAAAAAGTTTTTTTATTGGTTCCAACAACTTTTGTTAATTTAAGTGGAATATCTGTTATATCATTAGCTAATTTTTATTCTATTAATATAAATGAAATTTTAATAGCACATGATGAACTTGATTTATTACCTGGAATTATAAAATTAAAATTTGGAGGAAGTCTCGCTGGACATAATGGATTAAAAAGCATTAAAAGTAATTTTAATAATAGTGTAAATTTTTATAGATTACGTATTGGAATTGGTAGGCCTATAGATAAAAATAATATTGTTAATTTTGTATTAAATAATCCTACAAAATATGAGAATGATTTAATTAAAATTGTAATGAAAAAAGTAATTGATTATACAAAAATTTTTTTATCTAATGAATTAGTTAATTGTTCACGTATTTTTAAAGCATTATAA
- a CDS encoding ribose-phosphate pyrophosphokinase codes for MSEIKVFTGNAIPELAQRVVNNLNINLGDVFVGRFSDGEISVQVNENVRGSDVFVIQSTCAPTNDNLMELIVMVDALRRASAGRITAVIPYFGYARQDRRVRSARVPITAKIVADFLSNVGVDRIFTVDLHAEQIQGFFDVPVDNVFGSSILIDDIFRKKLKNPIIVSPDIGGVIRARAIAKLLNDTDMAIIDKRRPRANISQVMHVIGDVYDRDCILIDDMIDTASTLCNAAKALKGRGAKRVFAYATHPVFSGYAAKNIKNSIIDEVVVCDTIPLSKEIKMLNNVRILSLSGMIAEALRRISNEESISAMFKY; via the coding sequence GTGTCTGAAATAAAGGTTTTTACTGGTAATGCAATCCCAGAATTAGCTCAACGTGTTGTTAATAATTTGAATATTAATCTTGGGGATGTATTTGTTGGTCGTTTTAGTGATGGAGAAATTAGTGTTCAAGTTAATGAAAATGTTCGTGGTAGTGATGTTTTTGTAATACAATCGACTTGTGCTCCTACCAATGATAATTTAATGGAATTAATTGTTATGGTTGATGCATTACGTAGAGCTTCTGCTGGTAGAATAACAGCAGTAATTCCATATTTTGGTTATGCTAGACAAGATCGTCGTGTTCGTTCTGCTCGTGTTCCAATAACAGCTAAGATTGTAGCTGATTTTTTATCTAATGTTGGAGTTGATCGTATTTTTACTGTTGATCTTCATGCAGAACAAATTCAGGGTTTTTTTGATGTTCCTGTAGATAATGTTTTTGGAAGTTCTATTTTAATTGATGATATTTTTCGAAAAAAATTAAAAAATCCAATTATAGTATCTCCTGATATCGGAGGAGTAATTCGAGCTAGAGCAATTGCTAAACTTTTAAATGATACTGATATGGCTATAATTGATAAACGTAGACCTCGTGCAAATATTTCACAAGTTATGCATGTTATTGGTGATGTTTATGATCGTGATTGTATTTTAATTGATGATATGATTGATACCGCTAGTACATTATGTAATGCTGCTAAAGCCTTAAAAGGTCGTGGGGCAAAACGTGTTTTTGCATATGCTACTCATCCAGTATTTTCAGGATATGCTGCGAAAAATATTAAAAATTCGATTATCGATGAAGTTGTTGTTTGTGACACAATACCTCTTTCTAAAGAAATAAAAATGCTTAATAATGTGCGTATATTATCGTTATCTGGTATGATTGCTGAGGCATTACGTAGAATTAGTAATGAAGAATCAATTTCTGCAATGTTTAAGTATTAA
- the ispE gene encoding 4-(cytidine 5'-diphospho)-2-C-methyl-D-erythritol kinase, whose translation MILTWPSPGKLNLFLYINGYRKDGYHELQTLIHFFNYGDKITISTRLDNKINILNKIPGVKNNIILCAAKLLQNYCHNVLKYTKALGADISCEKRLPIGGGLGGGSSNAATTLIALNEHWSTKVSDDVLAELGKTIGADIPFFVKGKSSFAEGIGDVLTPVFLKENWYLIINNKIKISTKEIFLDPLLDRDSPKQQLSTLLINPYTNDCENIVRKRFYKIDKLISWLLKYATFRLTGTGSCIFSEFKTRSDALNLLNHLPTWIKSFLVKGINKSSLHEFRSKITNII comes from the coding sequence ATGATTCTGACATGGCCATCTCCTGGCAAATTAAATTTATTTTTATATATAAATGGCTATAGAAAAGATGGTTATCATGAATTACAAACTTTAATTCATTTTTTTAATTATGGTGATAAAATAACTATATCTACTAGATTAGATAATAAAATTAATATACTTAATAAAATACCTGGAGTAAAAAATAATATAATTTTATGTGCAGCAAAATTATTACAGAATTATTGTCATAATGTTTTAAAATATACTAAGGCATTAGGTGCAGATATAAGTTGTGAAAAAAGATTGCCAATTGGTGGAGGATTAGGTGGTGGTTCTTCAAATGCTGCTACAACATTAATAGCTCTTAATGAACATTGGTCTACAAAAGTTTCTGATGATGTTTTGGCAGAATTAGGTAAAACTATTGGAGCTGATATACCTTTTTTTGTAAAAGGTAAGTCTTCGTTTGCTGAAGGAATAGGTGATGTTTTAACTCCTGTTTTTTTAAAAGAAAATTGGTATTTAATTATTAATAATAAAATAAAAATATCAACTAAAGAAATTTTTTTAGATCCTTTATTAGATAGAGATTCTCCAAAACAACAATTATCTACGTTATTAATTAATCCTTATACAAATGATTGTGAAAATATTGTAAGAAAACGTTTTTATAAAATTGATAAACTTATTTCTTGGTTATTAAAATATGCAACTTTTAGATTAACAGGAACAGGTTCTTGTATTTTTTCTGAATTTAAAACACGTTCTGATGCTTTAAATTTATTAAATCATCTTCCAACATGAATAAAAAGTTTTTTAGTAAAAGGAATAAATAAGTCATCATTACATGAGTTTCGTTCTAAAATAACTAATATAATATAA
- the lolB gene encoding lipoprotein insertase outer membrane protein LolB: MISTIISNKFIFLKIICLLLLSCTSVFNKNVFYKKNIKWDIHKQNLLKLHNYQVRGSLIYSNDKNKIYSKFFFQRQFYPEKYQLFLMNPIGNVEIEFKFEDNFSFLNIKNKGVYVGDDVDYMLIKLIGISIPFNEFVLWLIGLPGSSIDFIFNENNLLKTMRFKKNNKQIEINYIKYNIIKIPYLPSVFELRQGNNFIKFKIDDWVLKKWFWHGHLLAN; this comes from the coding sequence ATGATATCTACTATTATTAGTAATAAATTTATTTTTTTAAAAATTATTTGTTTATTACTATTAAGTTGTACATCAGTTTTTAATAAAAATGTTTTTTATAAAAAAAATATAAAATGGGATATTCATAAACAAAATTTATTAAAGTTGCATAATTATCAAGTTCGTGGGTCTTTAATATATTCAAATGATAAAAATAAAATATATTCTAAATTTTTTTTTCAACGACAATTTTATCCTGAAAAATATCAATTATTTTTAATGAATCCAATTGGTAATGTTGAAATAGAATTTAAATTTGAAGATAATTTTTCATTTTTAAATATAAAAAACAAAGGAGTTTACGTTGGTGATGATGTAGATTATATGTTAATTAAGTTAATAGGAATAAGTATACCGTTTAATGAATTTGTTTTATGGTTAATAGGTTTACCTGGTAGTTCAATTGATTTTATTTTTAATGAAAATAATTTGTTAAAAACTATGAGATTTAAAAAAAATAATAAACAAATAGAAATAAATTATATAAAATATAATATTATAAAAATTCCATATTTACCAAGTGTTTTTGAATTACGTCAAGGTAATAATTTTATAAAATTTAAAATAGATGATTGGGTATTAAAAAAATGATTCTGACATGGCCATCTCCTGGCAAATTAA
- the fabV gene encoding enoyl-ACP reductase FabV — protein sequence MIIKPKIRGYICTTSHPIGCEVNVLNQISYVKSCGEFKDGPKNALIIGSSTGYGLSSRISLAFGAKTNTIGVFFEKQGGMNKTASAGWYNSASFSHAAKKEGLYVKNINGDAFSDECKKSVIDLCKKESIKLDLIVYSIASSQRKIPKTGKIVRSTLKPIGKSYKTIALDTNKNMLFKIDIKPANKQEIVDTISVMGGEDWELWIDVLNNANLLSNNVKTIAYSYIGSEITWPIYLHGTIGKAKKDLERAANVIDIKLKSKKGSAYIVVLKSVVTQASSAIPVMPLYMSIILKIMKEKYINEGCIEQIQRLFSTKLYSNKLLITDNKNRLRLDDLELRDDVQNSCRDIWNKISNDNFGEFTDYIGYKKEFLQLFGFGFENIDYNVDVIIKKQFAVNNLL from the coding sequence ATGATTATAAAACCTAAAATTCGTGGATATATTTGTACAACTTCGCATCCTATTGGATGTGAAGTTAACGTACTTAATCAAATTTCTTATGTAAAATCTTGCGGTGAATTTAAAGACGGCCCTAAGAATGCATTAATAATTGGATCATCAACTGGTTATGGTCTTTCTTCTCGTATTAGTTTAGCGTTTGGTGCTAAAACTAATACGATAGGTGTTTTTTTTGAAAAACAAGGAGGTATGAATAAAACAGCTTCTGCTGGTTGGTATAATTCAGCTAGTTTTAGTCATGCTGCTAAAAAAGAAGGATTATATGTAAAAAATATCAATGGGGATGCTTTTTCTGATGAATGTAAAAAAAGTGTTATTGATTTATGTAAAAAGGAGTCAATTAAATTAGATTTAATAGTTTATTCAATAGCATCATCACAACGTAAAATTCCTAAAACTGGTAAAATTGTTCGATCAACTTTGAAACCAATTGGTAAATCTTATAAAACAATTGCTTTAGATACTAATAAAAATATGTTATTTAAAATTGATATAAAACCAGCTAATAAACAAGAAATTGTTGATACTATTAGTGTTATGGGTGGTGAAGATTGGGAGTTATGGATAGATGTTTTAAATAATGCAAATTTATTATCAAATAATGTTAAAACAATTGCTTATTCTTATATAGGAAGTGAAATTACATGGCCTATTTATTTGCATGGTACAATAGGAAAAGCTAAAAAAGATTTAGAACGAGCAGCAAATGTTATTGATATAAAATTAAAATCAAAAAAAGGTTCTGCATATATAGTTGTGTTAAAATCAGTTGTTACGCAAGCTTCGTCAGCTATTCCTGTAATGCCTTTATACATGTCTATTATTCTTAAAATTATGAAAGAAAAATATATTAATGAAGGTTGTATTGAACAAATACAACGTTTGTTTTCAACTAAATTATATAGTAATAAATTATTAATAACTGATAATAAAAATCGATTGCGTTTAGATGATTTAGAATTACGCGATGATGTACAAAATAGTTGTCGTGATATTTGGAATAAAATAAGTAATGATAATTTTGGTGAATTTACTGATTATATAGGTTATAAAAAAGAATTTTTGCAATTATTTGGATTTGGTTTTGAAAATATTGATTATAATGTTGATGTGATTATAAAAAAACAATTTGCAGTAAATAATTTATTATAG
- the pgsA gene encoding CDP-diacylglycerol--glycerol-3-phosphate 3-phosphatidyltransferase, producing the protein MKLNISTWLTLFRVILIPFFILFFYLSSRFGIFICLFIFIISSITDWFDGFLARQLNQTTKFGAFLDPVADKIIVLTALILLTESYSVWYVTLPALTMIGREIVVSSLREWMAEVGKRHFISVSFIGKIKTTVQMISLIGLLWKPNLFIENFSIFLMYVATILTFWSMYRYLKIFLSNS; encoded by the coding sequence ATGAAATTAAATATCTCAACATGGTTAACATTATTTCGTGTTATTTTAATACCATTTTTTATTTTGTTTTTTTATCTTTCTAGTCGATTTGGGATATTTATATGTTTATTTATTTTTATTATTTCAAGTATTACTGATTGGTTTGATGGTTTTTTGGCTAGACAATTAAATCAAACTACTAAATTTGGTGCTTTTTTAGATCCAGTTGCTGACAAAATTATTGTTTTAACGGCTTTAATTTTATTAACTGAAAGTTATAGTGTATGGTATGTTACTTTACCAGCATTAACAATGATTGGTAGAGAAATTGTAGTATCTTCTCTTAGGGAATGGATGGCTGAAGTAGGCAAACGACATTTTATTTCTGTTTCATTTATTGGTAAAATTAAAACTACAGTTCAAATGATATCATTAATTGGTTTATTATGGAAACCAAATTTATTTATTGAAAACTTTTCGATATTTTTAATGTATGTTGCTACTATATTAACGTTTTGGTCAATGTATAGATATTTAAAAATTTTTTTGTCTAATTCATAG